ATATGTCACATCATCCGCCTCCTGCGTGGTCTCTCCCTGAAGTTCACCCAGCAGGTTACTCACAACCGTGCTGATTTTTGTTCTGCCCTTTACCATCTCAGCATAGATGCATGCAATGAATGCATAATTGCCGTTGTACACATAACTTTTTGCAGGACGCCCGTATCCTCCGGAGGCCACCGCCGCTTCCAGTACTTCACCTGACTGGCATAATTCATTCAGAATTTTGCCGCATGTTGCCACACTGATATCGGTAGCCTCCGCAATTTGAGCTTTTGTTGCTGTACCCAGGTTTTTAAGTGCTGTCTTAATCAGTTCTATATTGATCTCTTTTACTTTTGTAATATCATTTCTCATCGTTACCATAATTTCTCACCCTATCTTTATTTTCCCAGGTATCGTAGCACTCTTTTGCCAGTAAAGTCAATATTAATCATTATATATATCATTTAATAAATAATAATATAGGTGAAATACCGGAGTCATCCTCTTATGGAATGATTTTCTGGATTTTCCAGGACACCGCCTGCGCAAGTCTCTGATGTCCCTGCTCATCTAAATGAACACCATCTTCCTGGCTTGCGCTGCATACTTCTGCAGCATCTAAAAATGAACAGTTATATCTCTTTGACAGGATCTGATATTCCTCAGCCAGGCATCGGGAATCCAGCACTGATTTCTGTCCATAGTAAAACCCGGCTTCTTTGTCCATAACGGACTCATCGATCGCCGGAGGCGCGACCAGCAAGACCTCCGGCGCACGTTCGCCAGACCACAGTACAGGCACATTGATAAACTGCAGATAGCGCTCCATCGCCAGAGCACTCTCCTGCGGCGATGCACAAATCTGCGTCCTCCGGTCATTTGTCCCGAGCATGAAAACCACAAGATCTGCATCCGCCGCACTTTCCATGATCATAGGAAACGTCTCGAATCCATTCCTAAAAGGCTCCAGCGGAATCTGATAAGATGTCGTCCTGCCGCACAGCCCTTCCTCCATCACATGATATCCGGCGCCCAGATATCTTTCCAGGCGGCCCGGCCAGCGGATATCTCTTGGATACCTTCCCCCTTTACCCGGGATGTATCCCCAGGTATTGGAATCGCCATAACATAATATACTTTTCATAATTACACATCTTCCCGTTTTTTCTTTCGTGCATAGCAGTCCATGCCGATAACCAGGACAATTAATATGCCGCGGATCAGCATCTGCATATACGGTGTAACAGCCAGAAGGTTCATCACGTTTTCCAGCAGCCCAAACAGGAACACACCGATCAGCGACTGTACCATACCGCCGTAGCCGCCGTTAAACGGAGTACCGCCGACTACAACACCACAGTTAATCAGAAGCGCCGTATTGTCACCATAAGCTGCCGAACCGGAATTCAGCTCCGCGGACAGGCAGAATCCTGCCAGTGCAGCGCTGCACGCCGATATGATGAAAGTGACCCACAGATGACGTTTTACAGCGACACCGGAATATGCCGCCACATCCTTGCTGTAACCCACGGCATAGCAGTTTCGGCCAAATTCAGTGCGCTTCATCACCCACAGGGAAATCACAAACAGCAGCACCGCAACCCAGGTAATATTATAAACACCCAGAATGCTGCCTGTTCCAAATGCCGCAAACGTCTTGCTGGTTCCCGCGATCGGCGCTCCGTCTGTCATTACCAGGCAGATCCCTTTGAGCAGCATCATCATTCCAAGCGTCACGATAAAGGAGTTCGCCCCCTGATTGACGCTGATAAATGCATTTACTGCTCCAACTGCAGCACCCACCAGCAATACTATGATCAGTATCACCCAGATCTGCAGATACGGCAGAAGCTTAATCGCAATGATGCCGCAGATACACATATTGGCACCCAGTGACAGGTCACATTCACCTGAAATAATACAGAACGTAACTCCAAACGCCATGATCCACAGTATAGTCACCTGTAACAGCAGAGAAGAAAGGTTCTGCGCAGTCAGAAAGTAACGGTTAAACACAGACATCAGTGCACAGATCACAACGACTGCAAGAAATGCTTTCTGTTTTGTAAGTGTCTTCAGCGACTTCTTAAATTGTACGGAATAATTCATAATCACACCTCCCTCAGACCTTTCTGCGGCTGTCGATCCAGATTGCCAGAATCAGGATCACACCCTTCCACACACTCTGCATATTGGCGTCGATCCCCAGTATATTGAGGGCATTGGACATGATCGTCACCAGCATAACACCAAGTACCGTATTCAGGACACTTCCCTTGCCTCCTGAGAGACTGGTCCCTCCGATACAGACGGCCAGGATTGCATTCGTCTCATAGTTCTTTCCCACCGTGGGGATCGCCGTCCCCACACGGCAGAGAAGCAGGTATGCTCCCAATGCCGTCATGGCGCCCGTTACGCTGAAAGACAACAGGATCACTTTGCTCGGCTTGATGCCGCACAGCTCTGCTGCTGTGGGATTCCCGCCTACCAGATGGACAGCCCTTCCCACCGGCATCTTCTTCATTAAAAACTGCAGCACCACAACCGCTATGATAAACAGAATCAGCACCATCGGGATTCCAAGAAAATTGCCCGCTCCCAGGAACCGTGTGAACGGTGTCTGCTCAAGTGTCACTGCCAGCCCTCCGTTTAACAACAGCGCCAGTGCATTAAATGCCGTCTGCATACCAAATGTGATAAACAATGCATCCGAACTGTTTCTCGCTCCGCATATGATCAGAATCAGTGCACTGACCGCTCCGCAGATCAGTCCTGCCAACAGGATCAGCAGCAGGGAAACTGGTCCGAAGCGATTGGAGAGCATGCTTGCCAGGATAGACATCATGGAAAACAGTCCGGCCACCGACAGATCGATGTATCCGCCGATAATGATCAGTGTCATACCAATGGATACAAACGCAAGAGGTACAAACGTACGAATCAGATTTAAAAGATTGCCTGGATTGAGGAACGCAGGCTCTGCTATGATGGTGTACAATGTCAATATAATAATTCCTGTCAGCAGAAGGTAATCATTTATGAAATTTCCTAATATTTGTTTCTTTTCCCGTTTCACTTCGTCCCCTCCTCTCCCAATGCAACGGCCATAACCTGAGTATCCGTTACCTCCGCCGCATCAAACTCACCGGCCACATGGCCATCGCAGAGCACATATACACGATTACTCATGTTCAATACTTCCGGAAGCTCTGAAGAAATCATAATGATCGTGCCGCCTGCCTCCGCAATCTCTTTCATCAATACATAAATCTCATATTTAGCTCCCACATCGATCCCCCTGGTCGGCTCATCCATGATCAAAACTTTTGGATTGAGTTCCAGCCATCTGGCGATCAGACATTTTTGCTGGTTACCGCCTGAAAGGTTTCCTATTCTCTCATCGGCTCCCGGCGTCTTAACTCCCAATGCTTTAATCTGTTTCTCAACGATTTCTTTCTCCTTCTTTTTATTCAGAACACCTTTGTCCGTAAAATGATCAAAGGCTGCCATGGAGATATTGGTGGCAATATCAAAGTTCAGGAGAAGGCCCTGTCCCTTGCGCTCCTCCGGCACAAAACCAAAACCGTGATTTTTTGCATCCAACGGGCTTTTAATATCCAGTTTTTTTCCTTCCAGCCACACCTCGCCGCTATGTAATTTGTCTGCTCCGAAGATCGCGCGAACCGTCTCGGTTCTTCCCGCTCCAACCAGTCCCACCAGCCCGAGGATCTCTCCTCTTCTTGCCGTGAAGCTGATGTCGTGCAGTTTTTTCGTATTCAGATTTCTGACCTCCAGAATCGTCTCTCCCACCTTCTGAGCTCGGGGGGGATATTCATTTTCAATCGTCCGGCCCACCATTTTAGCGATCATATCCGCGCGGTTCATCTCAGAGGTATTCCTGGTGTCGATAACATGACCGTCACGCATAATTGTGACACGGTCGCATAATTCAAAGATCTCATCCAGCTTATGACTGATATAGATGATGGTGATTCCCTTGGACCTAAGATCATTGATGATCGAGATCAGACGCTTCATCTCCTCATTCGTCAGCGTGGTGCTGGGCTCGTCCATAATGATCAGTTTTGAGTGAAAGGACAGTGCCTTACAGATCTCCACCATCTGTTTTTCAGATACGGATAAATCTTCCACCGGCGTATGAGTATCAATCGTACTCCCGATACTGTCCAGCAGAGCACGTGCTTCTCTGTGCGTTTTCTTCATGCCGCCCACTTCACGAAAGCGGTTCAGAAAAATATTTTCACCCACAGACATGGACTCGATCAGATTAAACTCCTGATAGATAATGGAAAGGCCCAGCTCCAGGGAATCCAGCGGCCGTTTAATATTCATTTCTTTTCCATCAAAAAACACCTTTCCCTCATCTTTTTTGTGAACGCCGGATAAAATCTTCATCAGCGTTGACTTGCCGGCACCGTTTTCTCCTACCAGTCCATGTACCTGCCCCTCATAGATATCGAAAGATACATCGTCGAGCGCCGTGACCGTTCCAAATCTTTTCGTTATATGCTGTACGGAAAGCATAACTTTTTGTTCCATATTCTCACCTCCGGATAACTCGTCAGTTCACATATTTTTGATATGTTCTTTTATCACTTTTGCCGCCGGGCGGACATTTTCTTCCTGGAGTTGTTTACCAGCCCGCTGTAAAGTTCTTTGCATTTTCTTCTGTAATACAAATATTCGGTGTATACAGCATCTTCTCGACTTTATCTCCGTCCCCGTTCAGCACTGCCAGTGCCGCCAGCACCTGGATACGCGAGTTCGTATCAAAGTCCTGCATGGATAGTCCCTTCCAGCATCCGCCTTCTGCTACTGCATCCAGTCCAGCCTGCGTTCCATCCACAGATACAAAGGCGATATCGTCTGCACGTCCTGTTCCCTCCGCAGCCTGAATGCAGGTGCCGCAGCCGATATCCCACTGGCAGAATACTCCGTCAATCTCCGGATATTTTGACAGATAGGATTCCATGACACTCATACACTCGGCTGTGGACCAGTTGAGGCAGCCCTGTTCTTCTAAAATCTCATATTCCGGATACTGTGAAATAACAGCTTTAAAACCCTTTGTCCGGTTGATCTGGCAAGTCTCACCCGGGTTCCCCTCAACCATTACGATCTTTCCGCCATCGGGCAGTGCGTTCATAAGGAGAGAGGCTGCCTGCTGTGCCGCCGCCGTATCGTCAGGTCCTACGTAATAATCATAGCTTTCCTCATCTGTCACCGTGTTCTGGACATTCAGCACCACCATGCCTGCGTCCTTCGCCTTTTTCATGACGCTGTTCTGGGAGCTGGCATCTATAGGGGCAACGATCAGTGCATCACACCCCTGAGAAATCGCATTGTTGATATCACTGGTCTGCTTCTGCGGATCAGCCTGGGCATCAAAAGTCACCAGCTCAAAACCCATTTCATCTGACATTCCTTCCATCAGCTCTGTCATGTGTGCCAATGATTCCTCCGCGTTTGAAAGACTGGACCATGCAATCTTCCATGGTGTTCCGTCTTCTTTTGTACCACTTGTATCGGCATCCTCCGGTACAAAATCTGTGATTTTTGGAGCTACGCCATATTCTTTAATATCTACCGGCTCCAGTACCAAATCGGTATCAGCGCCATCGTCTGCGCTTGCCTCCTCCGATACAGCTGCCGCCGCCTCTTTCCCGGCCGGCTCCTGCTTTACACAGCCGGCAGCCATTGTTACAACCATTGCCGCCGTTAACAGAATACTGATCACTTTTCTCTGTTTCATATACATTACTCCTTTTCTTTCTTCACCCTTTTGGTTGCTTTGGCAGTATCAGGCATTTCTTCAGACTTGACAGCGTCTGTAAAACAGCTTGCCGGCAAAATTTCATTTCACAGATGTGTATATCGTCCTCTGAGTCTCCTGATTCTTCCTTTTTTATACAATGCATCCTGTTCTCTGCGAGCCAGTCTGCAATCGCATACTTCTTTTCGTTATTTTATTTTTACTTTTAATTTTATCTTTAATAATTATAATTAAAATATAGGGCAAAAGTATTTCGCTGTCAACAATTTTTATGATTTCTTTGTGCAAAACCATGATATTACCCAAAAACACCATGCTCAATTTGTGAGTTTTGTATTATCAAATGACATTGTGCGTAACGAAAGGGTGCAAAATGCCGCTCAAGCAACTTTTACAGTTGTTGAACGGCATTTATAATTTTCCGAATTGTTAAAAGACTGAAAAAAATATTTATTAATCTGGATTAAACACTGTGCCAGAACTTCACACATGCCCCTCCCCCTTCTGAATTTTCTATCGCAGCTGATCCCCCGAGAAGTTCCGCCAGCTGCTTTACGATATACAGTCCCAAGCCGGAGTGACCGTCCCTTGTCTGTCTGGCCTCATCGCCACGATAAAATTTCCCAAAAACTTTGTCCAGGTCTTTAGCGCTGAATCCGATACCAGAATCACTGATCTGATAAAAAACGATATTTTCCTCTTCTCTTACCGATATGGTGACCATTCCTCCCGCAGGAGTATACTGCAGGCTGTTCGATACAATATTATCAAGAATCCGCTCCAGTTTATCCCGGTCGGTCAGCACGTGATCCGGCAAGTCGCCTTGAATGCTTAAAGTAACGGTGATCTCCTTTTGTCTCGCCTGCAGTTCATATTGATGTACTTTTTGTTCCAAAAAATCAGATAAATTCACGCATACTTTCTCCAGGGTGACGCTGGAGTTATCGAGGTCGGAAGTATACTGCATCTGCTGGACAAGTGAAATACTTTTTTCTATATTTTCCTCGATGACCGCAAGATATTGCCGCTGTCCCTCATCAACTTCGGTATCATCCAAAACTGCCTCCGAATACGCCTTGATGACAGACAGAGGCGATTTCAGGTCATGTGCCAGGGCTTCGACCATCTCCACACGTTCCTGTTCCAGTTTCCACTGCACAGACAGAGACTCCCTGAGTTCCTCTTTCATGTCTGAAAAGACTTCACACAGTTCCCCCAGTTCATTGTCCGCGTGATAATCGATATGAAAATCAAGATTCTTTTCCCTGATCTGACGTGAACCCTCCATCAAAAGTTTCAATGGGCGGGTAATACGATTTGTAAATACCCGGGAAAATAAGATCGTAAACACAATGACATAGATAAATGGGGACAGCACTATGATCAGCAGCGTCATGAACAGCCACACTTTATCTTTATTTGCGGCGAATAAACTTAATTTATAGGCAATGGAAACAGCCCCTTCGATTTTCCCGCTGCTGCTGATAACAGGCACCACTTGAATATAGTCTCCCGAAACACGGAAGGTCTTATTGAGGCAGCTGAAGAGCTGTTCCCTATTCTCAAATAATTGCTTCTGATACGTTCCATATAAAATATTTCCATCGGAATCTACCCCCTGGTAAGAAAGACCCTCATCTGGAAACACATTCTTCAGTCCTTTTTCACCCGCTTCGGATAAGACTGCTGCTCCCGTTCCACGTATATAGTTTTCAATGTCCGGAATCTGCTGCTCATAATAATTTTCCGGCCTGATCTCACTGCTATTCAGCGCACGCAGAAACAGTACTCCCGTAACTGCATAAGTGATCAGCGACGCCGCAATACTGGCAGCAATAATAAAGACAAATGTGATACGAAACTGTGATACCAACGGCCTGTTTTTCATTGTCTGTTCCTCCCCCTTTCTGTCACTTATTCCATTTGTATCCAATCCCCCAGACAGTCGAAATATACTGAACATCAGGTGTCACAGCTGCAAATTTTGCCCTGATATTTTTAATCCGCTCGATCACAGTTGAACTGTCTCCCTCAGAATCGTATCCCCATACTTTTTCATAGATCTGCTCTCTGGAGAAAACCTGCCCTGCATGGAGTGCGAGCAATTCTGCAATGTCATATTCCCTCCTTGTCAGGGGAATATCCTGCCCGCCGATTCTGACCGCGCGCTCCCGCATATCCAGAGCCAGTGTTCCAAAGTACAGCTTCGGGCGCTTATGTTCTGTATTGAGGTACTGAGAACGCTTTTCACGGCGCAGATTGGCTTCTATCCTGGCGATCAGCTCCCTCAGCCCAAAGGGCTTCACGATATAATCATCGCCTCCAAGAGTGAGCCCCCTGATCTTGTCTGCCTCCGACTGTTTCGCACTCAGAAAAATAATCGGACAGACTACATCGTCCCGTATCGCACGGCAGACCTCAAATCCATCCGCTCCCGGCATCATAATGTCAAGTATGATCAGATCGGGCTGTTTCTTCGCCTGTTCCATGCCCTGCTTGCCATCGTACGCTGTCAGCACCTCATGCCCCCTTTCCTTCAGTTTTTTCTCCAATAATACGACGATATCCCTCTCATCATCGATGATCAATATCCTGCTCAATCTGTACCGCCTCCCATACTATGCTCTCCCTTCCCACTTCCGAAACCATATCATTCCGCCGGTCAAAAATACAGCAGTTCCTATAACCACTGCCGCAAGCCCGGTCATCATCTGCCTGACTGTATCCTCAAAAACAAGATCCGTCCGGCTGAGTAAATAAACGGCGGGAAACATAGACAGCTTCACAGGCCACGCCCAGGGAACAAGGATCCAGATCTTATCTCCAAGGCTCGTAGCCCCAATCAGCGCACCCATCAGAAGTCCTCCCATGCCGGTTCCTATTGACGCCCCTATCCCCCACAAAAGACTGATCCACAGGTGAATGGCCAGAATGGGGAGCGAACCGATCACAGCAAAAAGTGCTGCCATCATAAACACAGCATAATACCCGTTCCCTGGTGCCGCAAGATTCATGCCTGCACAGAGAATGACCGTTGAGATAAACGTACAGGACATCAGACAAAAAATCAACAGAAAAAATTTTCCCAGATACACGCTGTCCCGTGATACCTCCGAGTTCAGAAAACCGTGAAAGTCGCCGGCGAGTTCCTCTTCATGTATGATAAAACCGGCAAGCAGCCCTGCCCCTAACGGTATGATGACCGCCGTCCACACAGTAAAAAATCCTTCATAGATAAAATCAGCCGTTACACCCGCTCTGCCCGGAATATAAGCGACGATACAAAGTGCAGTGACCACCGGCATAAAGAATGTAATCCATCGGACTGCTGTCCGTTTTGTCTTTAACCATTCTGATGATAATATTCTTATCATTTGACTTCCCTCCTGTTAAACCAGATACCCGTAATGACTGTGACCAAAAGAAACGTACTCACAGACAGGATCATTCCCACCGGAATCACAGAAGAATCCAGAAGAGGGCTTCCGGGTTCCAGTACAATTCCGTTCGGATGCACGCCTATGATCGGGCACATCAGCCTTGTCGCCCAGCTCCACGGAACAGCCGCCCAGTATGATTTCGGCGCTGCAAGAACACCCGCAAACATACCTGCAACCGCTATTCCCATGCTCAAGAATACCCCTTTCCATGTCGCCGCCCATAACTGAACGGGAATCAGTACAAGTGATGACAGCCAGCAGACCATGCTCCCGGCAAGTATCTGAAAGATGGGGATCCTCCCTGAAGAGGTGATTAGTCCGCAGATAACAACAGCAGCACTTAAGACAAGGGTTGACAGCAGACTGTAAACCGCCATTCCGGCCACCTTACAGAACCAGATCTTCACCGGCGGTATATGATGAGAGAGCAGCGCATGGTAGTTTCCGGACTTTCTTTCCTGCGCTGCCACTAACACGGCAAATACCCCCATGCCCAGCGGTAAGAATATGAATGGCCACCAGTTGAAAACAAGATCGAGAATACCCTCCCACGAGTTAAAAAAAGCCGGCAGCAATAATCGGATGACCAGCGAATACAATACAAAAAACAGGGGAATAAAGACAATCAGCTTTCTGGTGAATGTCCTTTTGTATTTCAGAAGCTCGGATGTTAAACCGTTCATTTTATTTTACCCCCTTTATGATCACGTCTGTAAAAAACTCTTCCAGATTCTCATCGGATGCCGGTATCCCCTGATATAAGAGTTTTCCCCCATTGATAATCCCGATCTCATCAACTACCTGCGCCACTTCCGACAGTATATGGCTTGAGAGGATTACGGTAATCCCATGCCCCGGGAAGGAAGCAATCAGTTCGCGCAGCTGCAGAATCCCAAAAGGATCAAGTCCGTTAGTCGGTTCATCCAGGATCAATAATCTGGGATCACTCAGCAAGGCTGCGGCAATCCCAAGACGCTGCTTCATTCCCATGGAAAACTGCGAGACTCTCTTTTTTCCGGTATCTTTTAAGTCAACTGTTTCCAGTACTTCATCGATCTTTTCACGCGGAATTCCCAAAAGCCTGGTATGAACCAAAAGATTTTCTTCTGCTGTCAGATTGCCATATAACGCAGGCGCTTCGATTAAAGAACCGATTTGGGCAAGGTCTTCCCGCCTCCAGGGCTTTCCGTCAAAAAAGATCTGTCCCTCCGTCGGACGGCAAAGTCCTACAAGCATCTTCAGTGTCGTCGATTTTCCTGCTCCATTGGGACCGAGCAGTCCGTAGACACTGTTTCGTTCAATTTTGAGCGAAAGACCCGCAACCGCCGCCTGCTGCCCGTATCTCTTAGTCAGGTTTTTTGTTTCCAGAATCAGATTCTTCATATCCATTTTCCTTTCCAGTAATTATCTCCATACTATTACAGGAAAGATCGTAGCATATAAAAATAACGTTTTGATAACATTCGTTCTCTTAAAAATAAAAAAGGCATTTTCGGATTCATAATTTTATCCGAAAATGCCTGAAGTATTGGGTACCCCTACAGGTAATTTACCGCCAGAATAGCGGCTCCCAGCACAGTGAGTACAACTCCCGTTACCCTGTTTAAAACCGCGGGCGCTGCCTTGTTCGCAAACCTGGCGGCAATTCTCGCCCATAGCAGTGTGCTCAGCACACAGAATACCAGGCTCTTCATATCCGGCGCTCCGCCGATGGCAAAATGACTTGCTGCTCCGGTAAATGCTGTGAATGTCATGATAAATACACTGGTTCCCACAGCCGTCTTCAGCTCGTATCCCAGGACGCTGGTCAGAAGCAGAAGCATCATCATTCCGCCTCCTGCCCCTACAAAACCGCAGATAAATCCCACGACAGCACCGCATAGCACGGACTGGATAAAGCGCTTTTTCTTATCCGTCTGTTCCATGCTGCTTCTGGTAGTCATGACTGGCCGTACGATGAATTTGATTCCCAGCAAAAGTGTCATAACCGTCGAAAAACCTCCCATCGCCGTACTCGGCACAAGGCTTGAGGCGTAGCTTCCGACCAGTGTAAAGCAAAGTACGGATGCCATCATCACAAGACCATTTCTGATATCCAGGTTTTTATGTTTTCCGTAAGTGTATGCTGATACAGCGCTGGCACAGACATCGCTTGCCAGTGCTACTCCGACCGCCAGATACGGCTCCATTCCCAGGAATGTGATCAGCATGGGACTGATGACCGCCGCAGCACTCATGCCGGCAAATCCGGTTCCGAGACCTGCACCGATGCCGGCGATAAAGCAAATTATAAACTGATACACGGCTGTTATCCTCTCTTCTGTTCAAATTTTTCTAATAGTTTCCCGACATTTTCATCGATACGTCCCATAAAAGAGCACAGCATATTATACTCTTCCTCCGTAAACCCACACATCATCTCTGCGAATACAGTTTCCTGACAGGCAGCCAGTTCTGTGATCTGTGCATGAACTTCGGGCAGCAGATACAGCCTGTGGACCTTCCGGCTCTCCGAATCCGGCTTCGATACCAGATATACCTTTTTCCGCAGGGACTCCACCGCATTTGAAACATTAGACTTTGCAAATCCCCGCTTCTCTACGATATCCCTTGCCGTATTGCAGTCGGGGTTGTTATGCAGAAACAGCAGAATATCGATTTCAAGCTGATTCAGACCATATTTGCATGCCAGCGGCTGAAAAGCCAGGAAATACATTCGTTTAAAACGATTGGCATACGTGATAATATTCCACTTCATTGCTATCAGCTCCCTTGGTTATATTTATAACTGTTATAATTATATCATTGTTTGTCGTCTGTGTCAATCCAAAGGAAAGAGACCCATATGCCCGGTCAGAGATATGATACTGGCAATACCTGAATATGACAGGATAATACTTCCGCACGAACTTGTCCATCGCTGTCTCATCGCCGCTCTTCATCTGCCGGATCAGAAGAAAATCTTTGTCCATGCCGTCACTCCCCCTTGTTAATTTCGAAAACGTTTTCTACTATGACTAACTGTAACACGGACAAAAAGGATAGTCCAATTTTGTCTTTTATCAGATTTTCCAACAGAAAAACCCCGGAACCCTTACGGTTCCGGGGCAGTCTGCCATCCCTCATCAATACACTACGTCATAGAGAATCACCTCTTCCGGTCCAGCGAACATTGCCGCAAACTGGGGAATGATTCGTTTGAAATGTTCTGTTTCATTATGAATATTAATTGCTTCCTGATCCTTCCAGATCTCCAAGAACATATGAATTCTCTTATCTTCCCTGTCCTGAACACTGCAATAACTTACATTGCCTTCTTCTGCACAGGACTTCTCAACAAGTTCTTTTACTAATTCGTGATATTTGCCGATCATTTCTTCTTTGATCATCTGTTTTGCTGTGATTGCAATCATGTTTATACCCTCTTTCACTCTTCTTGAAGTTGATGTAATGATTTGTTCATCTGAACTCGTGTTTCACGGTATTCCCTTGGTGATATGCCAATAATATTTACAAACTGATGCGTGAACCTGCTCAGATAATTGTAACCAACCATATTGGCAATCTCTGATATACTGTTATCTGTATCCGTCAGTAAAGTCTGTGCTATGCCGATTCGCTGCCGCGTTCTGTAAGCAATCGGTGATACACCCATCTCTTTGGTAAATAATCTTGAGGCGTGATACATATTCACATTGAATTTTTCAGTCAGATCATTTAATAAAAAGTTTTCATGGTAATGCTTATCAATATATTTTCTCATGGCAGAAACCAACTGTGACCGAGAATAGGTACCGGAAGTATTCATCTCTTCTTTCCCCTCCTCACACAAAATATCAATAATCCTCAAAAATGTGCCCACAAACATTTTGGTCAGCTGTGCGACGTCTGACTGGCCGGATGAAATACTCTCTTCCAACATCTCAAATCCATGGAGCAGATACTCAAAATATCTGCCGCTCCTGATAACATAGCCTGTGGATTCATTTAAAACTTTTCCCGGCGTTCTTCCCTTCATATGCAGGTTCTTTACCCCGCATAAGTGAAATTTTAATACCATACCTTCCTCATTTTTGTCACAGTGAAGAACATCTTTATTGTATACAATAACATCTCCTGTTTCGATCTGATATTCTTTATTGCCAATTACACTTGTTCCTTTTCCTGAATATACAAGCGCGATTTCTGTTATATCATTGTGACAATGAAATGCTCTTACATCTTTTTCTGAAGCAATCTCGGTTCTGGTAATATATGTAACATCAAAATTCCCTTTTTCGGTTTTAACAGACCACCCGGAATGATCCTCCGCCGGAACTTTATATGAATACCTCATAGCAGCCTCCAATCACGAACCTGTTCACCCTCAAAATCATATTACCATGATATCACTTAAAATA
The Ruminococcus gauvreauii genome window above contains:
- a CDS encoding lantibiotic immunity ABC transporter MutE/EpiE family permease subunit codes for the protein MNGLTSELLKYKRTFTRKLIVFIPLFFVLYSLVIRLLLPAFFNSWEGILDLVFNWWPFIFLPLGMGVFAVLVAAQERKSGNYHALLSHHIPPVKIWFCKVAGMAVYSLLSTLVLSAAVVICGLITSSGRIPIFQILAGSMVCWLSSLVLIPVQLWAATWKGVFLSMGIAVAGMFAGVLAAPKSYWAAVPWSWATRLMCPIIGVHPNGIVLEPGSPLLDSSVIPVGMILSVSTFLLVTVITGIWFNRREVK
- a CDS encoding lantibiotic immunity ABC transporter MutG family permease subunit; this encodes MIRILSSEWLKTKRTAVRWITFFMPVVTALCIVAYIPGRAGVTADFIYEGFFTVWTAVIIPLGAGLLAGFIIHEEELAGDFHGFLNSEVSRDSVYLGKFFLLIFCLMSCTFISTVILCAGMNLAAPGNGYYAVFMMAALFAVIGSLPILAIHLWISLLWGIGASIGTGMGGLLMGALIGATSLGDKIWILVPWAWPVKLSMFPAVYLLSRTDLVFEDTVRQMMTGLAAVVIGTAVFLTGGMIWFRKWEGRA
- a CDS encoding response regulator transcription factor, translating into MSRILIIDDERDIVVLLEKKLKERGHEVLTAYDGKQGMEQAKKQPDLIILDIMMPGADGFEVCRAIRDDVVCPIIFLSAKQSEADKIRGLTLGGDDYIVKPFGLRELIARIEANLRREKRSQYLNTEHKRPKLYFGTLALDMRERAVRIGGQDIPLTRREYDIAELLALHAGQVFSREQIYEKVWGYDSEGDSSTVIERIKNIRAKFAAVTPDVQYISTVWGIGYKWNK
- a CDS encoding lantibiotic protection ABC transporter ATP-binding protein — translated: MKNLILETKNLTKRYGQQAAVAGLSLKIERNSVYGLLGPNGAGKSTTLKMLVGLCRPTEGQIFFDGKPWRREDLAQIGSLIEAPALYGNLTAEENLLVHTRLLGIPREKIDEVLETVDLKDTGKKRVSQFSMGMKQRLGIAAALLSDPRLLILDEPTNGLDPFGILQLRELIASFPGHGITVILSSHILSEVAQVVDEIGIINGGKLLYQGIPASDENLEEFFTDVIIKGVK
- a CDS encoding putative quinol monooxygenase, with protein sequence MIAITAKQMIKEEMIGKYHELVKELVEKSCAEEGNVSYCSVQDREDKRIHMFLEIWKDQEAINIHNETEHFKRIIPQFAAMFAGPEEVILYDVVY
- a CDS encoding sulfite exporter TauE/SafE family protein, which gives rise to MTAVYQFIICFIAGIGAGLGTGFAGMSAAAVISPMLITFLGMEPYLAVGVALASDVCASAVSAYTYGKHKNLDIRNGLVMMASVLCFTLVGSYASSLVPSTAMGGFSTVMTLLLGIKFIVRPVMTTRSSMEQTDKKKRFIQSVLCGAVVGFICGFVGAGGGMMMLLLLTSVLGYELKTAVGTSVFIMTFTAFTGAASHFAIGGAPDMKSLVFCVLSTLLWARIAARFANKAAPAVLNRVTGVVLTVLGAAILAVNYL
- a CDS encoding AraC family transcriptional regulator; amino-acid sequence: MRYSYKVPAEDHSGWSVKTEKGNFDVTYITRTEIASEKDVRAFHCHNDITEIALVYSGKGTSVIGNKEYQIETGDVIVYNKDVLHCDKNEEGMVLKFHLCGVKNLHMKGRTPGKVLNESTGYVIRSGRYFEYLLHGFEMLEESISSGQSDVAQLTKMFVGTFLRIIDILCEEGKEEMNTSGTYSRSQLVSAMRKYIDKHYHENFLLNDLTEKFNVNMYHASRLFTKEMGVSPIAYRTRQRIGIAQTLLTDTDNSISEIANMVGYNYLSRFTHQFVNIIGISPREYRETRVQMNKSLHQLQEE
- a CDS encoding RNA polymerase sigma factor, encoding MDKDFLLIRQMKSGDETAMDKFVRKYYPVIFRYCQYHISDRAYGSLSFGLTQTTNNDIIITVINITKGADSNEVEYYHVCQSF
- a CDS encoding MarR family winged helix-turn-helix transcriptional regulator — translated: MKWNIITYANRFKRMYFLAFQPLACKYGLNQLEIDILLFLHNNPDCNTARDIVEKRGFAKSNVSNAVESLRKKVYLVSKPDSESRKVHRLYLLPEVHAQITELAACQETVFAEMMCGFTEEEYNMLCSFMGRIDENVGKLLEKFEQKRG